DNA from bacterium:
GTACGCGGAGATCGAGGAGACCATCGCGCCGGCGGTGCTGGAGACGATCGCGGAGTGGGTGTTGGGGGTGAGTGGGAGGAAGTGAGGAGTCCGCAGGCTTCGATCCTGGGCCGGGACGTGGCGCTTCGTGGACCGTGGAGCCCGGGTCGCACATCTGGATCGGGGCGACGCAGGCGGATCTTCGCGGTGCCCCGGGGATCGGCGCGCCGGGTGCGTGGGTGCCCCAGTCGCCGGCGTCTTCCCGACGAGGGTCGGTCAGGGGCCCGGTGCGGCCCCGGGCGCTCGCCCACGAAAGGGCTCTCGGCCGTGTCGCGCGGACCCCGGCTCGTTCGCTGGAGTTCGTGAGCGCAGCCGTTCTGCGGCCCTGAGACCACCCCCTCCGGGTTCGCAGCCCCCGCATGAGGTGCCCTTAGAGAACCCGGCCCGACGCGATGCCTTCCCGGCCCGGTGGCCGTGGGGCTCTGGGCGATCCCGGGACGTGGGAATTCTCCTTCCGGAGCTCTTCCCGCACCGCCTCGTCTCCCGGAGCCGAGCCGGGCAGCGCGCTGGATCACGCTCCCAGCCTCCGTGCGCCGTGTACGTCGATGGAACGATCGGCCGCCATGACCCCCTCGCGGAATCCGGATCCGGCCGCGCTCACCGCGTGTGGGGCCGTTCCACGATCGGCGGCGGATCGACGCTGCGCTGGGCGTACCCTTCCGGGCGAACTCGATCGATCTTGCGATGCCATCCCGCACGAGCGACCTGTCCAGCCGAGGTCGGTCGACGCGCTCGACCCGAAGTCGTGACGGCTCGGAGACGAGTCACCGCGACCTCGCAGCAGTCGAGACCAACGTTGGCCTCGTCTCCACGCCGGCGCTCACCGCACGACCGACCGCTCGTCTCTCCCGGAACACACCGGCTCGCTCGCTCCAGGCCCCCTGTGTAACTTTCCCCCGCTCGGACGTCTCTACGGATGGACGCCGACGGCAACGAAGGGAGAGACCGCCATGACGAGGACGGTGCGACGACCGGCGGCGCTGGCGGGGCTACTGGCCGTTCTGCTGGCCGCGGCATGCACGGAGCGGCCCATGCCCGGCGAGGCCGCCCCGGGCTCCGGAACGGGGGCCGGGTCGGGGACCGGGTCCGGTTCCGGGGGCGGCGCCGGGACGGGGACCGGCGGCGCCGAGGGCCCCCAGCCGCTCACCGCGCGGGAGATGCAGGTCCTGGCGGCGAGCAACGCGTTCGGCCTCGAGCTGTTCCGGCACGTCAGCGCGCTCGCCGACGGCGACAACGTGCTGCTCTCGCCCCTCAGCGTGTCCGTGGCGCTCGCCATGATGCTGAACGGCGCCAGCGGAAGCACGTTCACGGACATGGCGAGGACGCTCGGCTTCGAGGGCGTGCCGGAAGCGGAGATCAACGAAGCGTACGGGGGGCTGCTCTCGAAGCTGCGCGGCCGCGACCCCAAGGTCCAGTTCCACCTGGCCAACTCTCTGTGGCACGAGCGCAGCTTCCCCATCCAGCAGCCGTTCGTCGACGCGCTCCGCGACCACTTCAAGGCGCGCGTCACCGCGCTGGATTTCCGCGACCCCGCCGCGCCGCGTGCGATCAACGACTGGGTCTCGCAGGCGACCAACGGCCGCATCAAGGACCTGATCGGCCGGATCGATCCGCTCGAGGTGTTGATCCTCGTCAACGCGATCTACTTCAAGGGCCCCTGGGCCACGCCGTTCGATCCGGACGCCACGAGCCCCCAGCCGTTCACCCGTGCCGATGGCTCCGTGGTCCAGGTGCCCACGATGGTCGCCGACGGGTCGTACGCGAGTTACGAAGCCGACGGCGTGCAGGCGGTCGAGTTGCCCTACGCCGACGGCGTGTACGGCATGGTCCTCGTGGCGCCCGCGCCCGGGCGGTCGCTCGACGACGTCATCGCGCGCCTCTCCCCGGAGAGCTGGCGCCGCTGGACCTCGGGCCTCAAGCGCGGACGCCTGATGCTCTACGTGCCGAAGTTCCGCTTCGAGTTCGGCTATCCGCTCAACCGGCCGCTCCAGGACATGGGCATGGCCGTGGCGTTCGACGCCGACCGGGCGGACTTCAGCCGGATCAACCCGCAGGAGGAGGAGCTCCACATCTCCCGCGTCGTGCACAAGACGTACATCGACGTGCACGAGCTCGGCACGGAGGCCGCGGGCGCGACCACGGTGGTCGCCGGGACCACGTCCGCGCCGCCGGTGATGCGCTTCGACCGGCCGTTCCTCGTCGCGATCCGCGAGCGCGAGTCCGGCACCCTCCTGTTCATCGGGCGGGTTGGAGACCCGCGGGCGTAGGATTCGCCCGGCCTGGGCCGTCACAGGTGTGAATCGCGACGCAGCTGGGATGGGAACTGGCTGCCACCACCACGAGTCCCTCGTCTTCGGCGCAGTGGACGTTTCCTTGGAGCACCTGGGACTCGAAGAGCCCGTGACGCTCATGGGCCGCCGCTGCCACGAGGCGACCGAACACCTCGTGGTCCGCGCGATCGACAGCCCCGATCACCGCCACCGTGTCGCCGGCAAACGAGAGGGCTGGGGCAGCGGAATCGTCACGGCCGGCACAACCACTCAGGATCGGCAGAGCCACGAGCCACGCGGAGAGGACGCGTCGTCGGTACCAGGCCCACGCTCGCCTCAGCGAACTCCCCGACGGTGAACCCGCTGTCCGCGAGCCGCGGATGGCGCCCGGCCAGCCGCGGCGCGGCAGACGCCTCCCCACCACGCGCCGGGTACCGTCCCCGTGAAGCACCGCCCATCACCCTCGCTGCGCGCATGGCATGATCATGCCATGGCCGGCAGCCTTCGGTCATGCAAGCTTTCTCGCGTGGGTAGCCCCCGGGCGCCGGCGAGCGCCCTCTCTTGATGAGCAGCGCAAGACGTGATGCCGCGTTCATCACCCCTGCTGCAGAGCGCCACTCCAGTCGACCCCAGGTGAACCGTAGGGCGAGGACGGCTGGTCGCGACCCGTCGACCAAGGCGGTGGACGGCGCATCGAGGGCACGCGGCCGTGCGTCACGGAGCTGCCGGAGCGGGTACTGCCGTACTCGGCGCCGCAGCCGGTCCCCAGCGGCCTCAAACCTCCAACCCGTAAGTGAAGAGTTGACAGGGGACCACTGTCCACGTGAAGGCAACGCCCCGAACAGGAGAGCGGACAATGAAGACGACGCGCTGGTCCTTCGCACGAACGTCGTTGCTGATCGGCGTTCTCGCCATGCTCGCGACCGCTGCATGCGGAGAGAAGGGTGACCAGGGCCCCGTGGGACCTCAGGGGCCTCCAGGGCCTCAGGGTCCACAAGGCATTCCGGGCAAGGACGGAGCGGTCATCCACAGCGGCGACGGCCCTCCTCCCGAGTCGCTGGGAGCGGTCGGTGACATGTACCTGGACAAGACCAACGCCATGCTCTATGGCCCCAAGAGCTCCAGCGGCTGGGGCACGCCGCTGAACCTGAGGGGCGAGCCCGGAACAGCCGGAAGCCGCATTCTGAGCGGGACGACCAATCCCACCAGCGACGTCGGGTCGATCGGCGACTATTACCTGAACAAGACCACCGGCGACCTGTTCGGGCCGAAGACGGCCAGCGGCTGGGGGACGCCGATCAATCTGAAAGGAACGGCGAACGTGGTGGCGTCGACCCCGGTGGATTACGTCTTCAACTCGACGAATACGTCCACGCGGAAGGTGATGAGGTATTCCGTACCCACTCCCATCCTGAATGCAGTGGGGACCACCAGCATTGGCCGTTTCCTCGACGACGGCGGTGTTCTCCTGGTTTACGGCATGAACTACGGGACGAGCCACCATCGTCTTTTCGATTATGAGTTCCGGAACGCCCGGTATAGCGTCGCTTTCAATTCTGCAGACGGAGCGCTGTACCTCACCATTGAGAGCATCAGCGGCTCGGCTCTGGCCGACATCGAATACGATCCATCCCGTGGCAACAGGTTCCGCTATGTGCTGATCCCGGCGGGCGTCCGGCTCTCGGGGAGTGTGTCGCCCGGGGACCTGGTGAAGATGGATTACGAGGAAGTGCGGGCCCTGTTGAACCTCTCGGAGTGAGCTCCGGGAACCCTCGCGGTCCCCTGGATCGCCCGCCCGGCCGACTGCGGCGGCGCCGCGCGGCCCGAGCCTGATGCGGGAGGAGTGGCCGAGGCCCCGATCCCCCGGTAGGCCGGAGCGTCGGGCGGGCTGAAAGGGGCCCTCGCTGCGCGTCCGTTCCGGATCGTTCGCCCAAGGGCGACTCCGACGCGCAGCGAGGGCTCGTCACGACGTACCACGACGGCGGCCGCATGGATACGCGGTCGCCGGCGAGCCCGTCGGGGCGGCATCGGGCACGCGCCGGGGCAGCTCGTCGCTGCACGCAGCGCGTGCCGCAGCGTTGCGTCCGCGCCTCGCCCGTGTCATCGTCCCTGCGTCTCCGAATGCCTGGCCGACTGCGGGCCAGGCCGATCCGGAGCCAGGATCGTGAATCTCCGTATCCACCTGACTGCCGCCGGTCCGGTGATCGATACCGCGGCCGCGGCGGCGCGTGCGAGGTCACGGCCGCGGTGAGGGACGCGCCACTGCGGGCGCTGGTGCCGCTGATGCTGTGCGCCGCCGTGGCGGCGGATGCGCGGGCGCAGGAGCGCCTGGTCCGGCGCTTCGCGACCGACGAGGGGCTTGGCGCGCCGGCGGTCTCGTCGCTCGCCCAGGACAGCTCGAACGCCCTCTGGGTCGGCACGAAGGGCGGGCTGTATCGATTCGACGGCGCCGTGTTCCGGCGCTGGGCGCCGGACCAGGTGGCCGGCCCGGTCGCCCGCGTCGCCGCGGCGGCGGACGGGCGGGTCGCCGCGCAGACGCAGGACGGCGCCGTCTTCGCAGTGACGAGGAACGGGGCGACGCCGTTGCCGCCGCCCCCCGGCGGCTGGTCGCAAGGCGTCTACGCGCTGGCGTACGACGGGGACGGCGGCCTCTGGACCGTGGCGGGAGACACCGCCCTGGCCCGCCACGACGGGAGGGGGTGGACGGTGCTCCCGCGGGGCTGGCACGGCGGCGAACGGCCGCGTGTGATCCGATCCGCCGCCGATGGCGGCATCCTCGCCCTGACCGACGCGGGTCTCTGGCACATCGATGCCGGGGGCGGCCCGGGCAGGAAGCGGTTCGATGCCCTGCTCATGGACGCCGTGTCGTTCCCGGACGGCCGCCTGGTCGTCCTCACGGCGGACGGCCGCGTGGTCGAGCTCGGCGAGGGCCGGCAACGGGAGCTGGCCTCGCGGGCGCGAGGTCACATCCCCAACGGCCGGCCGATCATGCTGGTGGAGCGCGCCGGCACCTACTGGATCGCCATGGACCGGTACCTGATCGCGGTCCGGCCGGGCCCGGAGGTCGAGTGGATCGGATCGGTCGACGGCCTGGAGTCCGGCGGCCCGCTCCTGGTGGACCACGAAGGGAGCCTGTGGCTCGGCACGTTCGCGGCGCTGCTCCAGTACCCCGAGCCCGGGACGGTGGTCTGGACCGATCGGGCCGGGCTTCCCGGCCGGCACGTCCGGTACATCGCCCGTTCGGGCGACGTTCTCTGGGTCACGTCGTGGCAGGGGACGGCGAGGGTGCGGCGGGCAGGGACGCGGCTCGACATCGCGACGGTCACGGAACTGTCCAGCCGATCCCGGCCGTGCGCCGACCAGCTCGGCGTCGTCTGGCTCTCGGTCGAGGGCGGCCACGCGGTGCGGGTCCGCGGCGATCGACGGCTCGGCGTGGCGGGCGCCGCCCCGGCGGGGTTCAACTCGTGCGCGACCACGCCAGGTCCGACGATGTGGATCGGGTCGCAACGAGGCCTCCTCCGGGCCGATGTCCAGCGGGGCGAGCTGCGCCGCGTGAAGGGCGTTCCGTTCGGCGACGATGCGCCGGTCCACGCGGTCCTGGAAGACCGTGCCGGGCGCCTCTGGGCGGCGAGCGGGGAGCGGGTCTGCTACGCGCCGGCCACCGCGGCCCTGGAGGGTGACGCCCGCGGGTGGGCGTGCGAGCTGATCCCCGGCGCCGGGGAGGTCACCTCGTTTTTCGAGCTCGAAGATGGCGGCCTGTGGGCCTCGACCCGGCATGTGGGGGTCGTGGCACGGGGCGCCGACGGGTGGTTGCCGCTCCCAAGGAACGCCGAGCTCGCCAGCCGCGACGTCTTCGGGCTCGTCCCGTCGCCGGCCGGCGGGGTCTGGATCGTGGGGTCCGGCATCCTGCGGCGCGTCCGCCCGGGCGGCCCCGGCGGCTGGGAGGTGTTGGAGACGCCCGGGTCGGCGAACGGACTCCTCTGGGTGGGCGGCGGCGACCTGCTGGAGGACGACGACGGCACCCTCTGGGTCGCGACCGCGCGAGGTCTCCAGCAGGTCCCGCCGGAGGCGAGGTACTTGCCGCCCGGCGCGCCACCGCGCGTCGAGCTGATGGAAGCCCTCGTCGACGGCGAGCCGTTCGCGCTCGACGCCGACCTCGAGCTCCCCGCACACCGCAATCGCCTCGAGCTGCGGTTCGCGGCGCTCTCGTTCCGGGATCCGGCGCGCGTGCGCTACCAGGTCCGGCTCTCGCCCGGCTCACCGTGGATCGATACCCGTGGCCAGCCGTGGTTCCGCTGGGTCGAGCTGCCGGCCGGACGCTACCGGGCGGAGGTCCGTGCCTCGCTGAATGGGCGGAGCTGGTCGCCCGAGCCGGCCCGGTTCGAGTTCCGCGTGCTCCCGCCGTGGTACCGCACGCCCGCAGCGCTCGCCGCTTTCGCGGCCATCGCCGCCGCGGCGGTGTGGGTGGCTTATCGCGCCCGGCTGGCGTACCTGCTCGGCCTGGAACGCGAGCGCACGCGGATCGCCCTGGACCTGCACGACAAGCTCGGCTCCGGCCTCGGCAGCATCGGCATCCTCGCCGGGCTCATCGCGTCCGGCCGACTCGACGAGAGTCAGCAGAGCCGGATCGCCAAGGAGGTCGCCAGCACTGCGGAGGAGCTGGGGAGCGCGCTCGCCGATATCGTCTGGGCGCTGGACCCGCGCGCCGCGACCCTCGAGGAGCTGGCCAGCCGTCTCGTGGAACACGGTGAACGCCTCTTCGCGGGCGACGATGTCGAGTTCCGTCTCCGTGCCCCGCGCAAGTGGCCCGCAACGGAGCTGCCGCTGGCGCTCCGCCGCAACCTCCTGTTGATCGGGCTGGAAGCGCTCCACAACACGGCCCGTCACGCCCGAGCCCGGCGCGTCGTCCTCGCCTTCACGCGCCGGGGCGGCCGGCGCTGGGAGCTCGCCGTGAGCGACGACGGCGTCGGGATGAACCACGCCGAGCCCCGCGACGCTCGGCGGGGCCGGGGCCTCGACGGGATGCGGAAGCGAGCCGAGGAGATCGGCGCGACGATCGACTGGCGCACGGAGCCGGGCGGCGGCACGACCCTCTCGCTCACCTTCACGATCCCCGGCGCCGCGGCCCGGCGGTTCTCCCGGTGGCGCGGCCTCCGACGGCCGCGGCCGACGGCATGATCGTGTCGGGCGGGCGGCTGCGGCGGGCCGGTATCTCCATCCGGGTCGCTCGGATCCGGTCCCCGGAGTGTACGTATGATCCGCGTCGTGGCCGTTGAGGATGACGCCCGCTACCGCGCCAGTCTCGAGATGCTCCTCCGCTACGCGGAGGATTTCGAGCTGATCCGCACGTTCGAGTCCGCCG
Protein-coding regions in this window:
- a CDS encoding serpin family protein, producing the protein MTRTVRRPAALAGLLAVLLAAACTERPMPGEAAPGSGTGAGSGTGSGSGGGAGTGTGGAEGPQPLTAREMQVLAASNAFGLELFRHVSALADGDNVLLSPLSVSVALAMMLNGASGSTFTDMARTLGFEGVPEAEINEAYGGLLSKLRGRDPKVQFHLANSLWHERSFPIQQPFVDALRDHFKARVTALDFRDPAAPRAINDWVSQATNGRIKDLIGRIDPLEVLILVNAIYFKGPWATPFDPDATSPQPFTRADGSVVQVPTMVADGSYASYEADGVQAVELPYADGVYGMVLVAPAPGRSLDDVIARLSPESWRRWTSGLKRGRLMLYVPKFRFEFGYPLNRPLQDMGMAVAFDADRADFSRINPQEEELHISRVVHKTYIDVHELGTEAAGATTVVAGTTSAPPVMRFDRPFLVAIRERESGTLLFIGRVGDPRA